In Paenibacillus sp. FSL M7-0420, a single genomic region encodes these proteins:
- a CDS encoding C40 family peptidase translates to MVFTLGAGSAFADSKMDTVISKTIGTSYKTGGTTTSGFDCSGFTKYVFKNVGLTLPRTSKAQYKVGTSVSKSNLRSGDLVFFNTLGNGVSHVGIYVGNGKFAQSSSSRGVTISSMSQSYWANRYVGAKRVMSTTAYQAVAYD, encoded by the coding sequence ATGGTATTCACACTCGGAGCGGGCAGTGCCTTCGCAGATTCCAAAATGGATACTGTGATTTCAAAAACCATTGGAACGTCGTATAAAACCGGAGGCACAACCACCAGCGGCTTCGACTGTTCCGGATTTACCAAGTATGTGTTCAAGAATGTCGGGCTTACCTTGCCCCGCACCTCCAAAGCACAGTACAAAGTTGGAACAAGTGTATCCAAGAGCAACCTGCGTTCAGGTGATCTCGTGTTCTTCAATACTCTGGGTAACGGAGTGTCCCATGTCGGTATTTATGTTGGAAACGGGAAGTTCGCACAGTCCTCAAGTTCACGTGGTGTAACCATCAGTTCGATGAGCCAGTCCTACTGGGCCAACCGCTACGTTGGCGCCAAACGAGTAATGAGCACAACAGCCTACCAAGCTGTCGCTTACGATTGA